Proteins encoded together in one Anaerotignum propionicum DSM 1682 window:
- a CDS encoding LytR/AlgR family response regulator transcription factor, translating to MKIAIVDDERPSRSELRHLILDCLGEGEIMEASSGAEAMELFLKEDFDLIFMDINLGDMDGTTLAAMAKKAQPQVEIVFATAYNSYAEKAFDIDALNYILKPFDPKRIEQTIQRFLKKRGQESSGKALAREDEKKPISKVSINSDKKMILLDISDIVYIETGKRACIVHAKGKSYTASCSMNSFEERLKESGFFRIHKSYLINLEYVIEIYPWFNNTTCVKMQGYEKEILTVGRNQIKELKQLFSM from the coding sequence ATGAAAATAGCAATCGTGGATGACGAAAGGCCGTCCAGAAGTGAGCTTCGTCATTTGATTTTAGACTGTCTGGGAGAAGGAGAAATTATGGAGGCCAGCTCCGGCGCTGAGGCTATGGAGTTATTTTTGAAAGAAGATTTCGACTTGATTTTTATGGACATTAATTTGGGTGATATGGATGGTACCACTTTGGCTGCCATGGCGAAAAAAGCCCAGCCTCAGGTTGAAATTGTGTTTGCCACTGCATATAACAGTTATGCGGAGAAGGCCTTTGATATTGATGCATTGAACTATATTCTCAAGCCCTTTGATCCCAAGAGAATTGAGCAAACGATACAACGTTTTTTAAAAAAGCGAGGGCAAGAAAGCAGTGGAAAGGCACTTGCTAGGGAGGACGAAAAAAAACCTATTTCGAAGGTTTCCATCAACAGCGATAAAAAAATGATTTTATTGGATATCTCAGATATTGTCTATATCGAAACGGGTAAGCGGGCATGTATAGTTCACGCAAAAGGGAAGTCTTATACAGCATCTTGCTCCATGAATTCCTTTGAGGAACGGCTGAAGGAGAGCGGTTTTTTCCGTATTCATAAAAGCTATTTGATTAATTTGGAGTATGTTATTGAAATTTATCCATGGTTTAATAATACCACTTGTGTGAAAATGCAGGGTTATGAAAAGGAAATTTTAACGGTAGGTAGAAACCAGATAAAGGAGTTGAAACAACTTTTTAGTATGTAA
- a CDS encoding carbon starvation CstA family protein, with product MISFFVCLAILIVGYVVYGAFIERTFKPDDRETPAVAMADGTDYVVMGNGKIFLIQLLNIAGLGPIYGAIAGALWGPSVFLWITFGTIFAGGVHDYLSGMISMRHKGTSISEIVGIYLGPFMKTVMRIFSVVLLVLVGTVFATGPSALLAMLTPETFDAKFWLIVVIAYYFLATLVPIDKLIGKIYPIFGICLIVMALGVASGIVMQGYTIPEITFSNLHPKGQAIWPFMFITVACGAISGFHATQSPLMARCMKSEKDGRKIFYGAMVCEGVIALIWAAAGVAFYQSTGGLAEAITRLGGQGGVVYEICNTLLGPIGAVIAMVGVIACPISSGDTAFRSARLVIADWFKIDQKKIKPRLGVTIPLLVIGALLSQVDITIIWRYFSWSNQTLAMIALWAAAAYLRKNKILPWVAVIPATFMSAVSCTYILMAPEGFKLSAAISYPAGIIFAALCFILFMVKIMNKNYTAEQDTTASI from the coding sequence ATGATTAGTTTCTTCGTATGTCTTGCAATTCTTATCGTAGGTTATGTAGTATATGGTGCTTTCATTGAAAGAACCTTCAAGCCTGACGACAGAGAAACACCTGCTGTAGCTATGGCAGATGGAACAGACTACGTGGTAATGGGCAATGGTAAGATTTTTTTAATTCAGCTGTTAAATATTGCGGGGTTAGGCCCTATTTATGGTGCAATTGCAGGTGCTTTGTGGGGTCCATCAGTATTTTTATGGATCACCTTCGGTACTATTTTTGCAGGCGGTGTGCATGATTATCTTTCAGGTATGATTTCCATGCGTCATAAAGGTACTAGCATTTCTGAAATTGTTGGCATTTATCTTGGACCTTTTATGAAAACCGTAATGCGTATTTTCTCTGTTGTATTGCTGGTGTTGGTTGGTACTGTTTTTGCAACAGGCCCCTCTGCTCTTTTGGCAATGCTGACTCCGGAAACATTTGATGCAAAATTCTGGTTGATTGTAGTAATTGCGTATTATTTCTTGGCTACTTTAGTACCTATTGATAAATTGATTGGTAAAATATATCCTATCTTTGGTATTTGTTTGATTGTTATGGCTCTTGGCGTAGCCAGTGGAATTGTAATGCAAGGCTATACCATCCCTGAAATTACATTTAGCAACCTTCATCCAAAGGGACAGGCAATTTGGCCCTTCATGTTTATTACCGTTGCTTGTGGTGCTATTTCTGGTTTCCATGCAACCCAGTCCCCTCTGATGGCACGTTGCATGAAGAGCGAAAAAGACGGCAGAAAAATTTTCTACGGCGCGATGGTTTGTGAAGGTGTCATTGCCCTGATTTGGGCAGCAGCAGGCGTTGCATTTTACCAAAGTACAGGCGGCTTGGCAGAGGCAATTACAAGACTTGGCGGACAGGGTGGTGTTGTTTATGAAATTTGTAATACCCTTCTTGGTCCCATTGGGGCAGTGATTGCAATGGTTGGCGTTATTGCTTGTCCTATTTCTTCCGGCGATACCGCTTTTAGAAGTGCTCGATTGGTTATTGCTGACTGGTTTAAAATTGACCAGAAAAAAATCAAACCCAGACTTGGGGTTACCATTCCATTGTTAGTAATTGGTGCATTGCTTTCTCAGGTGGACATCACAATTATCTGGAGATATTTCTCTTGGAGTAACCAAACTTTGGCTATGATTGCTCTTTGGGCAGCAGCGGCATATTTACGTAAGAATAAAATTTTGCCTTGGGTTGCAGTCATTCCCGCAACATTTATGTCAGCGGTAAGCTGTACCTATATTTTAATGGCACCGGAAGGATTTAAACTAAGCGCAGCTATCTCCTATCCTGCTGGTATTATTTTTGCAGCTCTTTGCTTCATTCTGTTTATGGTAAAAATCATGAATAAAAATTATACAGCAGAGCAAGATACTACTGCAAGCATTTGA
- the gltX gene encoding glutamate--tRNA ligase — protein MEIRTRFAPSPTGYMHIGNLRTALYEYLIAKSQGGKFILRIEDTDQGRLVEGATDIIYNTLKMTGLHHDEGPDVGGAFGPYIQSERMGMYMDYAKELVEKGEAYYCFCTKERLEALKENNGEGAAFAKYDRHCFHLTKEEVQGKLDAGEPFVIRQKMPEEGTTTFHDMVYGEITVENKELDDQILMKADGFPTYNFANVVDDHLMKITHVVRGSEYLSSTPKYNLLYQAFGWDAPVYVHLPAVMRDAHHKLSKRHGDKSFEDLVREGYLVEAIVNYIALLGWSPSDNTEIFTLQELEEKFDIAGLSKSPAIFDIKKLTWMNSEYMKAMEFEKFYALAEPKLREALGETQLDGKKIAVLLQKRLETLNDIPALVAFFKELPTYGTELYTHKKMKTDDAIALTSLQAAIPVLKELTEWSETTIHDRLIALVGEMGIKNGQLLWPVRTALSGEPTSPGGAIELADILGKEETLRRLEKGIALLS, from the coding sequence ATGGAAATCAGAACAAGGTTTGCGCCCAGTCCTACGGGATATATGCATATTGGCAATTTGCGTACGGCGTTATATGAATATTTGATTGCAAAGTCTCAAGGAGGAAAATTCATTCTGCGTATTGAAGATACAGACCAGGGACGTTTGGTGGAAGGCGCCACAGATATTATATATAATACATTGAAAATGACAGGTTTACATCATGATGAAGGTCCTGATGTTGGCGGTGCATTTGGTCCTTATATACAGAGTGAACGTATGGGCATGTATATGGATTATGCCAAGGAATTGGTGGAAAAGGGAGAGGCATATTATTGCTTCTGTACCAAGGAGCGTTTGGAGGCTTTGAAGGAAAACAATGGGGAAGGTGCGGCGTTTGCCAAGTATGACCGTCATTGTTTCCATTTGACCAAGGAAGAAGTGCAGGGGAAGCTGGATGCAGGCGAACCCTTTGTCATCCGTCAAAAAATGCCTGAAGAGGGGACAACTACCTTTCATGACATGGTATATGGCGAAATCACTGTGGAAAATAAAGAGTTGGACGACCAAATTCTGATGAAAGCAGATGGATTCCCTACCTATAACTTTGCAAACGTGGTGGATGACCATTTGATGAAAATTACCCATGTGGTAAGAGGCAGTGAGTATTTATCTTCCACACCGAAGTACAATCTGCTGTATCAAGCCTTTGGCTGGGATGCACCGGTTTATGTGCATTTGCCTGCTGTTATGAGGGATGCACACCATAAGCTTTCTAAGCGTCATGGGGATAAATCCTTTGAGGACCTGGTGAGAGAGGGGTACTTGGTTGAGGCAATCGTAAATTACATTGCTTTGTTAGGCTGGAGCCCTTCTGATAATACTGAAATTTTCACATTGCAGGAGCTTGAGGAAAAATTTGATATTGCAGGCTTAAGCAAATCCCCCGCAATTTTTGATATCAAAAAGTTGACATGGATGAACAGCGAATATATGAAGGCTATGGAGTTTGAAAAATTCTATGCCCTGGCCGAGCCAAAGCTTAGGGAAGCTTTGGGGGAAACGCAGTTGGATGGCAAGAAAATAGCCGTACTTTTGCAAAAACGTTTGGAAACCTTGAACGATATTCCTGCTTTGGTGGCCTTTTTTAAGGAATTGCCTACCTATGGAACGGAGCTGTATACCCATAAGAAAATGAAAACCGATGATGCCATTGCGCTAACCAGCTTGCAGGCTGCTATTCCTGTTTTGAAGGAGTTGACGGAGTGGAGTGAAACAACAATCCATGACAGATTGATTGCATTGGTTGGTGAGATGGGAATTAAAAATGGTCAGTTACTGTGGCCTGTAAGAACGGCTTTATCAGGTGAGCCTACTTCCCCCGGCGGTGCTATCGAATTGGCTGATATTTTGGGTAAGGAAGAAACCCTTCGCCGTTTGGAAAAGGGCATTGCTCTTTTAAGCTGA
- a CDS encoding class I SAM-dependent rRNA methyltransferase — MELPIVTLKKGEGRMLKAGGLWIYDNEIAQTDEGIVNGQLVSILDFDGYPLGTGFYNNHSKITIRMMTRDKNTVIDEDFLRRRVEAAWAYRKKTVDTSSCRLIFGEADFLPGLIVDKFSDVLVVQSLALGIDKMKTDILNFLVETLEKDGVSIRGIFERSDAKVRQQEGMERVKGFLSQPFDTKVEIIENGVKYMVDVEDGQKTGFFLDQKYNRAAIHKLCQGADVLDCFTHTGSFALNAGIAGAKRVLGIDASQLAVDQATENAKLNGLENVVHFQCEDVFELLPRLEKEGQKFDVIILDPPAFTKSRNSIKNAIKGYREINLRAMKLVKDGGFLATCSCSHFMTPELFTQTIGQAAKNVHKRLRQVEYRTQSPDHPILWAADESYYLKFYIFQVCQNP; from the coding sequence ATGGAATTACCCATTGTCACCCTTAAAAAGGGTGAAGGCCGCATGTTAAAGGCAGGCGGGCTTTGGATTTATGATAACGAAATTGCGCAAACCGATGAGGGTATTGTCAACGGTCAGTTGGTATCCATCTTGGATTTTGACGGCTACCCTTTGGGCACAGGCTTTTACAACAATCACTCTAAGATAACAATTCGGATGATGACACGAGATAAAAATACCGTAATTGATGAGGATTTTCTTCGTCGCCGTGTGGAAGCCGCTTGGGCTTACCGCAAAAAAACCGTAGACACCTCCTCCTGTCGTCTTATTTTCGGCGAGGCAGATTTTTTACCAGGTCTAATTGTTGATAAATTCTCTGATGTGTTGGTGGTACAATCTCTGGCCTTAGGCATCGACAAAATGAAGACTGATATTCTGAACTTTTTGGTTGAAACATTAGAAAAGGACGGCGTATCCATTCGTGGTATTTTCGAAAGAAGCGATGCAAAGGTTCGTCAACAGGAAGGCATGGAACGGGTAAAAGGTTTCCTAAGCCAGCCCTTTGATACAAAAGTAGAAATCATTGAGAACGGTGTAAAATACATGGTTGATGTAGAAGATGGACAAAAAACAGGCTTTTTTCTCGACCAAAAATATAATCGTGCCGCCATTCACAAGCTTTGCCAAGGCGCCGACGTTTTAGACTGCTTCACCCATACAGGTTCCTTTGCCCTAAACGCAGGCATTGCAGGAGCAAAAAGGGTTTTGGGCATTGATGCCTCTCAGCTTGCCGTAGACCAAGCTACAGAAAACGCCAAGTTGAACGGCTTGGAAAACGTGGTTCATTTTCAATGCGAAGATGTTTTTGAACTGCTTCCTCGTTTAGAAAAAGAAGGTCAGAAATTTGACGTCATTATTCTTGACCCTCCCGCTTTTACAAAATCCAGAAACTCCATCAAAAATGCAATCAAGGGCTACCGTGAGATTAATTTACGGGCAATGAAATTGGTAAAAGACGGCGGATTTTTAGCCACCTGCTCCTGCTCACATTTCATGACCCCCGAATTATTCACACAAACCATAGGACAAGCCGCAAAAAATGTGCATAAACGCTTGCGACAAGTGGAGTATCGTACCCAATCTCCCGACCATCCCATCCTTTGGGCTGCCGATGAGTCCTATTACCTAAAGTTTTATATCTTCCAGGTGTGCCAAAACCCCTGA
- the deoD gene encoding purine-nucleoside phosphorylase, whose amino-acid sequence MATPHISAEKGEFAKTVLMPGDPLRAKFIAETFLQDAVLVNNVRGIQGYTGTYKGTKVSVMASGMGMPSMGIYSYELFSFYDVENIIRIGSAGAFNDKLQLRDIVAGMGASTTSNFGAQYEIAGTLCNLADYELLTAAVDSAKELGQDLKVGNILSSDTFYDDRPNNMENWTKMGILCVEMEAAALYMNAARLGKRALALLTISDKPLTGEETTAEERQNTFTQMMEIALEAAIKMDKK is encoded by the coding sequence ATGGCAACACCACATATTTCAGCAGAAAAAGGGGAGTTTGCAAAAACCGTTTTGATGCCCGGTGATCCCTTACGCGCAAAATTTATCGCCGAAACATTTTTGCAGGACGCCGTTTTAGTCAATAATGTTAGAGGTATTCAAGGCTACACAGGAACATATAAGGGTACAAAGGTCTCCGTTATGGCCAGCGGCATGGGTATGCCCTCCATGGGAATTTACAGCTATGAGCTGTTTTCCTTCTATGACGTGGAAAATATCATCCGTATCGGCTCTGCAGGGGCTTTCAATGATAAACTTCAACTGCGAGATATTGTAGCCGGCATGGGCGCAAGCACCACCTCTAATTTTGGTGCACAGTATGAAATTGCAGGAACCCTCTGTAATCTGGCAGACTATGAGCTGTTGACAGCAGCAGTGGATTCCGCTAAGGAATTGGGTCAAGACCTGAAAGTAGGCAATATTTTGTCCTCCGATACTTTCTATGATGACCGTCCAAACAACATGGAAAATTGGACAAAAATGGGTATTCTTTGCGTAGAAATGGAGGCTGCAGCTTTATATATGAACGCAGCTAGATTGGGCAAAAGAGCATTGGCCCTTTTAACCATTTCGGATAAGCCCCTTACAGGGGAAGAAACCACCGCTGAGGAGAGACAGAACACCTTCACCCAGATGATGGAGATTGCTTTAGAAGCAGCAATTAAAATGGACAAAAAATAA
- a CDS encoding Na+/H+ antiporter NhaC family protein: protein MYNTKKKPMLNKLIVFMLLIMAMTFTVFAGEAEAGEISHMYATFWSLVPPLVAIILALITKEVYSSLFVGIVVGGLFYSNFNLKQAYLTILTNETDGGLLSKLSDSWNVGIIIFLVILGIMVSLMNKAGGSAAYGEWARNKIKTRKGALLSTFMLGVLIFVDDYFNCLTVGSVMRPVTDTHKISRAKLAYIIDATAAPVCIIAPISSWAAAVAGVVSGVNGLDLFMRAIPYNFYALLTIVTMIILTVLNFDFGPMRLHERNAQLNDDIYTTPERPYADCSDGEVTGKGKVIDLVLPVVVLIISCVVGMIYTGGFFDGETFVNAFAGCDASVGLLLGSAGALLITFLIYIPRRVLTFNEFMSCLPDGFKAMVPAILILTFAWTLSGITGLLGAKEFVAGILANNVGMLQVLLPVIVFLIAIFLAFATGTSWGTFGILLPIVVPILDPTSEILVITVAATLAGAVCGDHCSPISDTTIMASTGAQCDHINHVSTQLPYAFTVAVVSAVNYILAAMIQNWMINLPIAIVSMIVTIFILKGIYDAKEKRA from the coding sequence ATGTACAACACAAAGAAAAAGCCCATGCTCAACAAGCTCATTGTTTTTATGCTTTTGATCATGGCAATGACGTTCACTGTTTTTGCCGGGGAGGCGGAGGCAGGGGAAATTAGTCATATGTATGCAACATTTTGGTCCTTAGTGCCACCATTGGTAGCTATTATTTTGGCATTGATTACAAAGGAGGTTTACTCCTCTTTGTTTGTAGGTATTGTTGTCGGCGGTCTGTTTTACAGTAACTTCAATTTGAAACAGGCGTATTTGACAATTCTTACGAATGAAACAGATGGCGGTTTGCTCTCAAAGCTTTCGGATAGCTGGAACGTGGGTATTATCATTTTCTTGGTTATCCTTGGCATTATGGTGTCCTTGATGAACAAGGCAGGAGGTTCTGCGGCATACGGTGAATGGGCACGAAATAAAATTAAAACCAGAAAGGGTGCTTTATTATCCACCTTTATGCTGGGCGTTTTAATCTTCGTTGATGATTATTTTAACTGCTTAACCGTAGGTAGTGTTATGCGTCCCGTAACAGATACGCACAAAATTTCCCGTGCAAAGCTGGCATATATTATTGATGCAACGGCAGCGCCTGTTTGTATCATTGCACCCATTTCCTCTTGGGCGGCGGCAGTTGCAGGTGTTGTGAGTGGAGTAAATGGGTTGGATTTATTTATGCGTGCAATTCCATACAATTTCTATGCATTGCTTACCATTGTGACAATGATAATATTGACTGTTTTAAACTTCGACTTTGGGCCTATGCGTCTGCATGAGCGAAATGCCCAGTTAAATGACGATATTTATACCACGCCAGAGAGACCCTATGCAGATTGTTCAGATGGAGAGGTAACGGGCAAAGGTAAAGTAATCGATTTAGTATTGCCAGTTGTTGTTTTGATCATCTCCTGCGTTGTTGGTATGATTTATACCGGCGGATTTTTTGATGGAGAAACTTTTGTAAATGCATTTGCGGGATGTGATGCCTCCGTTGGCTTGCTTTTAGGTTCTGCAGGGGCGTTGCTTATTACATTTTTAATTTATATTCCCCGTCGTGTACTTACTTTTAACGAATTTATGTCTTGCCTGCCTGATGGCTTTAAGGCCATGGTTCCTGCGATTTTAATTTTAACATTTGCATGGACATTAAGCGGCATTACGGGCTTGTTAGGTGCCAAGGAATTTGTTGCAGGAATTTTAGCAAACAACGTAGGCATGTTACAAGTTTTATTGCCTGTCATTGTATTCTTGATTGCGATTTTTTTGGCGTTTGCAACAGGTACCTCATGGGGAACCTTTGGTATTCTTTTGCCTATTGTAGTGCCTATTTTAGACCCTACAAGCGAAATATTGGTCATAACCGTAGCGGCTACCTTGGCTGGTGCTGTATGTGGCGACCATTGCTCACCAATTTCTGATACTACCATTATGGCTTCCACGGGTGCCCAGTGCGACCATATCAATCACGTTTCTACACAGCTTCCCTATGCTTTCACGGTAGCGGTTGTTTCCGCAGTGAATTATATTTTAGCTGCTATGATTCAGAATTGGATGATTAATCTTCCTATTGCCATTGTAAGTATGATTGTTACTATCTTTATCCTTAAAGGGATTTATGATGCAAAAGAGAAAAGGGCATAG
- a CDS encoding bacteriohemerythrin, translated as MAFTWTKDLETGNTQIDTEHKQLIQAINNLLDACSSGKGRSEVINTVDFLAQYTRTHFSHEQVLQQKYKYPDFENHKKLHENFIKVVDGIAARLKKEGATIQLVGEVNMQVGSWLINHIKREDVKVAKHILTQQ; from the coding sequence ATGGCTTTTACATGGACAAAAGATTTGGAAACAGGAAACACTCAAATTGACACCGAACACAAACAACTCATTCAGGCGATTAATAATCTTTTAGATGCTTGCTCCTCTGGCAAAGGACGTTCTGAGGTTATAAATACCGTAGATTTTTTGGCTCAGTACACCAGAACCCATTTTTCCCATGAACAGGTATTGCAGCAAAAATATAAATATCCCGACTTCGAAAATCATAAGAAACTCCACGAAAATTTCATTAAAGTGGTAGACGGTATTGCGGCTCGCCTGAAAAAGGAAGGCGCAACCATTCAATTGGTAGGGGAAGTAAATATGCAGGTGGGCAGCTGGCTCATTAACCATATTAAACGGGAAGATGTAAAGGTTGCAAAGCACATCCTTACCCAGCAGTAA
- a CDS encoding deoxyribonuclease IV yields MFWIGCHLSAAKGYLAMGKDAEKIGANVFQFFTRNPRGGNVKALDKKDLEAYIAFAQEKGIGTLLAHAPYTMNACSADEGLREFARRMMEEDLERLELLPNVMYNFHPGSHVKQGAEVGIQVISKMLKEVLRNGGKTPILLETMAGKGSEVGSSFEEINEIILQVDEHERVGICLDTCHVYDGGYNLLGDLDGVLAEFDRTIGLKRLRAIHLNDSKNPMGSHKDRHEKIGEGSLGLEGITRIINHPKLMHLPFYLETPNELEGYGAEIALLKANRVEA; encoded by the coding sequence ATGTTTTGGATAGGTTGTCATTTATCTGCGGCAAAGGGTTATCTTGCCATGGGTAAGGATGCGGAAAAAATCGGTGCCAATGTTTTTCAGTTTTTCACAAGAAACCCAAGAGGCGGCAATGTGAAGGCTTTGGACAAAAAAGATTTGGAGGCATATATTGCTTTTGCTCAAGAGAAGGGGATTGGTACGCTGTTAGCCCATGCTCCCTATACTATGAATGCCTGTTCTGCCGATGAGGGACTGAGAGAATTTGCCCGACGCATGATGGAGGAGGACTTGGAGCGGTTGGAGCTTTTGCCCAACGTGATGTATAACTTTCATCCCGGCAGTCATGTGAAGCAAGGGGCGGAAGTTGGAATTCAAGTAATTTCTAAAATGCTGAAAGAGGTTTTGCGAAATGGTGGTAAAACGCCGATTTTGTTGGAAACAATGGCGGGAAAAGGCAGTGAAGTAGGCAGTAGTTTTGAAGAAATCAATGAAATTATTCTACAAGTGGATGAACATGAGCGGGTTGGTATTTGTTTGGATACCTGCCATGTTTATGACGGGGGATATAACCTTTTGGGGGATTTAGACGGAGTTCTGGCAGAGTTTGACCGCACCATCGGTTTAAAACGGTTGAGGGCCATTCATTTGAATGACAGCAAAAACCCCATGGGGAGTCATAAAGATCGCCACGAAAAAATCGGTGAAGGGTCTTTGGGTTTAGAGGGGATAACAAGAATCATTAATCACCCCAAGCTGATGCACCTACCCTTTTATCTGGAAACGCCCAATGAGTTAGAGGGGTATGGGGCGGAAATTGCGTTGTTAAAAGCAAACAGAGTTGAAGCGTGA
- a CDS encoding methylated-DNA--[protein]-cysteine S-methyltransferase: MEKIHFYHSPVGLLVLGEEDGFLTRVSFHKGINTPYIIESTPLLEKTEKQLKEYFKGERIAFDVPLRPMGTDFQKKVWKALQSIPYGSTASYGDIARQVGTEKAFRAVGMANNKNPLAIVIPCHRVIGSDGKLVGYGGGLENKVFLLSHETKYRK, from the coding sequence TTGGAGAAAATCCATTTCTATCATAGCCCTGTTGGGCTATTGGTATTGGGGGAGGAGGACGGTTTCCTTACCCGTGTATCTTTTCATAAGGGGATCAATACGCCATACATCATAGAAAGTACACCATTGCTGGAAAAAACGGAGAAGCAGCTAAAGGAATATTTTAAGGGGGAAAGAATCGCATTTGACGTGCCCTTGCGTCCCATGGGTACAGACTTTCAGAAAAAAGTGTGGAAGGCACTGCAAAGCATTCCCTATGGTTCTACAGCCTCCTATGGTGACATTGCAAGGCAGGTTGGTACAGAAAAAGCCTTTCGGGCAGTTGGCATGGCCAATAATAAGAATCCCCTAGCCATTGTCATCCCCTGTCATCGTGTCATTGGCAGTGATGGAAAATTAGTAGGCTATGGTGGTGGTTTGGAAAATAAAGTTTTCTTATTAAGTCATGAGACAAAATATAGAAAATAA
- a CDS encoding folate family ECF transporter S component, translating to MQQKLSNTHRLVIMALLMALTIILSRFLSISAWNLKIGFAFAPIALAGMLLGPIPAGIVAAAADFLGATLFPIGQFFPGFTLTAFLTGILFGAFLHKKVDTKKIVLASISTQIIGSLLLNTQWISMLYGTPFWALMPTRILQTCIMTVIQIIVIRILAGYAPQILKMQKV from the coding sequence ATGCAACAAAAACTATCTAATACCCATCGTCTTGTCATTATGGCACTTTTAATGGCACTCACAATTATTTTATCACGCTTTTTATCCATCTCCGCATGGAATCTAAAAATTGGGTTCGCCTTTGCACCCATTGCCTTGGCAGGTATGCTTTTAGGACCCATCCCCGCAGGAATTGTGGCGGCAGCAGCGGATTTTCTTGGGGCAACACTGTTCCCTATCGGACAATTTTTCCCAGGCTTTACCCTCACAGCATTCCTTACCGGTATATTGTTTGGTGCTTTTCTGCATAAAAAGGTAGATACAAAAAAAATTGTACTGGCGTCCATTTCCACTCAAATTATTGGCTCTTTGCTTTTAAATACCCAATGGATTTCCATGCTATATGGCACACCATTTTGGGCACTAATGCCCACAAGAATTTTGCAGACCTGCATAATGACCGTGATCCAAATTATTGTTATCCGTATTTTGGCAGGCTATGCACCACAAATTTTAAAAATGCAGAAAGTGTAA
- a CDS encoding ABC transporter ATP-binding protein — MLELKNVSFSADGKEILKNINLVIEDEKFVVMTGPNGGGKSTLAKIIAGIQKPDSGQILLDGQDITDWSITKRANSGISFAFQQPVRFKGVTVKDLITLASGKDLSTAAACEYLSEVGLCAKDYIDREINGSLSGGELKRIEIATVMARKTKLTLFDEPEAGIDLWSFKNLIDVFEKMHGEIKGSILIISHQERILDIADQVVVISGGEVSKVGTKDEVLPGLFGVDLGCKYFKGVSYHVE; from the coding sequence ATGTTGGAGTTAAAGAACGTATCTTTTTCGGCAGATGGGAAAGAGATATTGAAAAATATCAATTTGGTGATTGAGGATGAAAAATTTGTTGTGATGACAGGACCAAATGGCGGTGGAAAATCCACATTGGCTAAGATAATTGCGGGGATTCAAAAGCCTGACAGCGGTCAAATTTTATTGGATGGACAAGATATTACGGATTGGAGCATTACAAAGCGGGCGAATTCCGGCATTAGCTTTGCCTTCCAACAGCCCGTTCGATTTAAAGGGGTTACGGTTAAGGATTTGATTACCCTTGCCAGTGGGAAAGATTTAAGCACTGCTGCAGCTTGCGAATACTTGTCTGAGGTTGGCCTTTGTGCGAAAGATTATATTGACCGTGAAATCAACGGAAGCCTTTCCGGTGGAGAGCTTAAGCGTATTGAAATTGCCACGGTTATGGCAAGAAAAACAAAGCTTACCTTGTTTGATGAACCGGAGGCGGGCATTGATTTATGGAGCTTTAAAAATTTAATTGATGTTTTTGAAAAAATGCATGGGGAAATTAAGGGGTCTATTTTAATCATTTCTCATCAGGAGCGTATTTTGGATATTGCTGATCAGGTTGTGGTAATCAGCGGCGGAGAAGTTTCCAAAGTGGGAACAAAAGATGAGGTTTTACCCGGATTGTTTGGTGTGGATTTGGGTTGCAAGTATTTTAAGGGGGTTTCATACCATGTTGAGTGA